The following proteins are encoded in a genomic region of Rhizobium sp. CCGE531:
- a CDS encoding TetR/AcrR family transcriptional regulator: MVARARQQTENKAEADADKTVETRSKKISRNPQRTHAMILDAATEEFAAHGFGGARVDAIAARAQTNKRMLYHYFGDKEGLYLAVLEATYATIRNAEKQLDLARRHPEEGMRELALFTWRHFLAHPEFLSLLATENLHHAHYLQRSEKVSAMHSHFIDELSDVLLRGEAAGIFRPAVDPVSVYLTIAALGFFYLSNRHTLSTIFARKLTSQEALNAWGEHIVAVTLASIRA, encoded by the coding sequence ATGGTGGCCAGGGCGAGGCAACAGACTGAAAATAAAGCAGAAGCCGACGCCGACAAGACCGTAGAGACGCGGTCGAAGAAGATATCGCGCAATCCGCAACGCACCCATGCCATGATCCTGGACGCGGCGACGGAGGAATTTGCCGCGCACGGTTTCGGCGGTGCCCGGGTGGATGCGATCGCGGCGCGGGCGCAGACCAACAAGCGGATGCTCTATCATTATTTCGGCGACAAGGAGGGGCTCTATCTCGCCGTGCTGGAAGCGACCTATGCGACGATCCGCAATGCCGAGAAGCAGCTCGACCTCGCGCGTCGCCATCCGGAGGAGGGAATGCGGGAACTCGCTTTATTCACCTGGCGGCACTTCCTCGCGCATCCCGAGTTTCTAAGCCTGCTTGCCACCGAAAATCTGCATCACGCACATTACCTGCAACGGTCCGAGAAGGTGTCGGCCATGCATTCCCACTTTATCGACGAACTCTCGGACGTGCTGCTTCGCGGCGAGGCGGCCGGCATCTTCCGGCCAGCGGTCGATCCGGTATCCGTCTATCTGACGATCGCCGCGCTCGGCTTCTTCTATTTGTCGAACCGGCACACGCTATCGACAATTTTTGCGCGCAAGCTGACGAGCCAGGAAGCGCTCAATGCCTGGGGCGAGCACATCGTTGCGGTCACGCTGGCTTCAATCCGGGCGTAG
- a CDS encoding mandelate racemase, with amino-acid sequence MTDPLKIRLIEAEAFERPVKLRLPFRFGAATLREARQIFLRVRIEDALGRSAEGVAAELMVPKWFDKSPELSNADNENQLRRSLALALDALGSAESGTAFGLHAAVEASHHARAAAERLNGLVASFGLALANRAVLDALCRLEGLTVAQAIKANRPGIDASTARDLSGFDLSGFLSTLEPAASLAARHTVGLVDAIVAGDIPANERLNDGLPESFEEAIDAYGLTFFKVKVSGAPDADIDRLCRVAAVIDAKMSSYSVTLDGNEQFSSAEAVADLLARVKREPRLERFAASILFVEQPIARAYAFEKPVKALAAFKPVEIDESDADIDAFVTARGLGYTGISSKSCKGFYRSLLNRARVAKWSAEDGIPYFMSAEDLTTQGGLAVQQDLALASLIGMTHIERNGHHYVDGMAGAPEAEQAAFAEAHSDLYRVSNGRTRLRIEAGQLAIGSVINAVGLGSSVEPDWAAMERSPR; translated from the coding sequence ATGACCGATCCATTGAAAATCAGGCTTATCGAGGCAGAGGCGTTCGAGCGCCCGGTCAAGCTGCGGCTTCCATTCCGCTTCGGGGCGGCAACCTTGCGCGAGGCGCGGCAGATTTTTTTGCGTGTACGCATCGAGGATGCGCTGGGGCGCTCGGCCGAGGGCGTGGCGGCCGAGCTGATGGTGCCGAAATGGTTCGACAAGTCGCCCGAGCTTTCCAATGCCGACAATGAAAACCAGCTTCGCCGCTCGCTCGCGCTGGCACTGGATGCGCTTGGGAGTGCGGAGTCGGGAACGGCTTTCGGGCTGCATGCGGCCGTCGAGGCCTCGCATCATGCCCGCGCTGCGGCTGAAAGGCTGAATGGCCTCGTCGCCTCCTTCGGCCTCGCACTTGCCAACCGGGCTGTTCTCGATGCGCTTTGCCGGCTGGAAGGACTGACTGTCGCTCAGGCGATCAAGGCGAACCGCCCTGGCATCGATGCATCGACAGCGCGCGATCTCTCCGGTTTCGATCTCTCCGGCTTCCTGTCGACTTTGGAACCAGCGGCAAGCCTTGCCGCCCGCCATACGGTCGGCCTGGTCGATGCTATCGTGGCGGGCGATATTCCGGCAAACGAGCGCCTGAATGACGGCCTGCCGGAGAGTTTCGAGGAGGCGATCGACGCCTATGGCCTCACCTTCTTCAAGGTCAAGGTTTCGGGTGCCCCTGACGCCGATATCGATCGGCTCTGCCGTGTCGCTGCCGTCATCGATGCCAAGATGTCCAGCTATTCGGTGACGCTTGACGGCAACGAGCAGTTTTCATCCGCTGAAGCGGTTGCCGATCTGCTGGCCCGCGTGAAGAGGGAGCCGAGGCTCGAACGGTTTGCGGCGTCGATCCTGTTCGTCGAGCAGCCGATCGCCCGTGCCTATGCTTTCGAAAAGCCGGTGAAGGCGCTTGCCGCCTTCAAGCCGGTGGAGATCGATGAATCCGATGCCGACATCGATGCCTTCGTCACGGCGAGAGGGCTCGGCTATACCGGCATCTCCTCGAAATCCTGCAAGGGTTTCTATCGCTCGCTATTGAACCGGGCGCGGGTCGCCAAATGGAGTGCGGAGGACGGCATCCCCTATTTCATGTCGGCGGAGGATCTGACGACGCAAGGGGGCCTTGCCGTGCAGCAGGACCTGGCGCTCGCATCCTTGATCGGCATGACGCATATCGAGCGCAACGGCCATCACTATGTCGACGGCATGGCCGGCGCGCCGGAGGCGGAGCAGGCGGCTTTCGCCGAGGCGCATTCCGATCTCTACCGCGTCAGCAACGGCCGCACCCGGCTGCGGATCGAGGCGGGGCAGCTTGCTATCGGCTCCGTTATCAATGCTGTCGGTCTAGGCTCGTCGGTCGAGCCGGATTGGGCGGCGATGGAGAGGTCTCCGAGATAA
- a CDS encoding Gfo/Idh/MocA family oxidoreductase → MQSSKKSYVLVGTGNRGATMWGKDLVERWSNEVELVAVCDLNAMRAKRALEYIGASVPVYTDFDELLRVEKPDLVIVCTRDSTHDDLIVRAMEAGANVISEKPMTTTVDKIKRILDAEARTGKRLDISFNYRFAPTAAKIKELINFGVIGDVTSVDFHWYLDTSHGADYFRRWHAYVENSGSLFVHKATHHFDLLNWYLDSDPETVSAFADLKHYGRKGPFRGERCRTCRYKQECDYYLDISATPLLESLYEEPSTVDGYVRDACVFREDIDIPDTMVAAIRYRSGVNVSYSLNTYMPIEGHHIAFNGHKGRMELRQYEKQNWTTPPADEIVVMKNFGDVERIWVPHSSGGHYGGDDRLRNMILRSGPNDELKQRAGSRAGAMSVLCGIAALQSSRTGQQVSIADIWGEDGGLNLLEPRP, encoded by the coding sequence ATGCAGTCATCGAAAAAAAGCTACGTTCTGGTCGGCACGGGAAACCGTGGCGCGACCATGTGGGGCAAGGATCTGGTCGAGCGCTGGAGCAACGAGGTCGAGCTCGTGGCGGTGTGCGATCTCAATGCCATGCGTGCGAAGCGGGCGCTTGAGTATATCGGAGCATCGGTGCCTGTTTATACCGACTTCGATGAGCTGCTGCGCGTCGAGAAGCCGGATCTCGTCATCGTCTGCACGCGCGATTCCACCCATGACGATCTGATCGTCAGGGCGATGGAGGCCGGCGCCAATGTCATTAGCGAGAAGCCGATGACGACGACGGTCGACAAGATCAAGCGTATTCTCGATGCCGAGGCGCGCACCGGCAAGCGGCTGGATATTTCCTTCAACTATCGCTTCGCGCCGACGGCGGCGAAGATCAAGGAACTGATCAATTTCGGTGTCATCGGCGACGTCACGTCCGTCGATTTCCATTGGTATCTCGACACCAGCCATGGCGCCGATTACTTCCGCCGCTGGCATGCTTACGTGGAGAATTCCGGTAGCCTCTTCGTTCACAAGGCGACGCACCATTTCGACCTTCTGAACTGGTATCTGGATTCCGATCCGGAAACGGTTTCCGCCTTTGCCGATCTCAAGCATTACGGCCGCAAAGGCCCGTTCCGCGGCGAGCGCTGTCGCACCTGTCGCTACAAGCAGGAGTGCGACTATTATCTCGACATTAGCGCGACGCCGCTGCTCGAAAGCCTCTATGAGGAGCCCTCGACCGTCGACGGCTATGTGCGCGATGCCTGCGTCTTCCGCGAGGATATCGATATTCCGGATACGATGGTTGCCGCGATCCGCTATCGCAGCGGCGTCAACGTCTCTTATTCGCTCAATACCTACATGCCGATCGAAGGCCATCACATTGCCTTCAACGGCCACAAGGGCCGCATGGAGCTCAGGCAATATGAGAAGCAGAACTGGACAACGCCACCGGCCGACGAGATTGTCGTCATGAAGAATTTCGGCGATGTCGAACGCATATGGGTGCCGCATTCCTCCGGCGGGCACTATGGCGGTGATGACAGGCTGCGCAACATGATCTTGCGCTCCGGCCCGAACGACGAGCTGAAGCAGCGCGCCGGTTCGCGCGCGGGGGCGATGTCGGTCCTGTGCGGCATTGCCGCGCTGCAGAGCAGCCGCACCGGCCAGCAGGTGTCGATTGCCGATATCTGGGGTGAAGATGGCGGTTTGAACCTGCTGGAGCCGCGGCCCTAA